One Drosophila santomea strain STO CAGO 1482 chromosome X, Prin_Dsan_1.1, whole genome shotgun sequence DNA segment encodes these proteins:
- the LOC120455603 gene encoding ADP-ribosylation factor-like protein 3: MGLLCAKLRDCCCYQAISCCRNSLPPIEDFQVLILGPSGSGKTELGHRLSRVPRALDDHEATNGVRCYQMSAVEPPAQLQLTEVGGNAEMQRLWKHYYATSHALIYCFDLAADPIEMEGTFALLTDCLLGTQLAGKPVLLVASRHRVGVQLYDVEYAFGLEELSKSCGCPLLICHMDEAEDLQRGIRWLCQQLLARKSQLDQRIRYDVNMQAWQRRKRSLLSTGKLAQVHRHRFRRQTRKILPAIQGFGGTKKRPSTAPPKIFFVNSQREETNKF, encoded by the exons ATGGGTTTACTGTGCGCCAAGCTGCGCGACTGCTGTTGTTACCAAGCCATCAGTTGTTGTCGAAATAGTTTGCCTCCGATTGAGGACTTCCAGGTGCTGATCCTTGGACCCTCGGGCAGTGGCAAAACGGAGCTGGGACACCGCTTGAGCCGAGTGCCACGTGCCCTGGATGACCACGAGGCCACAAATGGAGTGCGTTGCTATCAGATGTCAGCAGTGGAGCCACCAGCACAGCTCCAGCTCACCGAAGTCGGTGGCAATGCGGAGATGCAGCGCCTGTGGAAGCACTATTATGCCACCTCGCATGCCCTAATATATTGCTTCGATCTGGCTGCGGATCCAATTGAAATGGAGGGCACATTCGCACTGCTAACCGATTGCCTACTGGGCACTCAGCTGGCTGGTAAGCCAGTGCTACTGGTGGCTTCACGTCATCGGGTTGGCGTCCAGCTGTACGACGTGGAATATGCGTTCGGTTTGGAAGAGCTTTCCAAATCCTGCGGATGTCCACTGCTCATCTGTCACATGGACGAGGCGGAAGACCTGCAGCGGGGAATCCGATGGCTGTGCCAGCAATTGTTGGCCAGGAAATCGCAATTGGATCAGAGGATTCGATACGATGTAAATATGCAG GCGTGGCAGCGCCGAAAGCGATCGCTTTTATCCACCGGAAAACTAGCTCAAGTTCATAGACATCGTTTTCGGCGACAGACACGAAAG ATATTGCCTGCTATCCAAGGGTTTGGTGGAACGAAAAAAAGACCCAGTACAGCACCACCCAAAATTTTCTTTGTAAATTCGCAACGAGAAGAAACGAACAAGTTTTAG
- the LOC120457322 gene encoding moonshiner: protein MIGRMGKMLPTNGNWIPESRRFPQDVLADMLEGLCRDMPNLSPMECQALDTLQVRCMAKLANRQPESNPLPPVPKKPRRQVEKNTLQQQQEEREEHCIYDVDDSEMVSNRIYIPRLRATWKLRHFDIVMPAFVIKQGLLNKHFHWEILNKIMEIPDAEGQAEFQKFVDEVVTKLLPRRKSTPRRG from the coding sequence ATGATTGGTCGCATGGGCAAGATGTTGCCCACCAATGGCAACTGGATCCCGGAGTCGCGTCGCTTTCCGCAGGACGTGCTGGCCGACATGCTAGAAGGACTGTGCCGCGACATGCCAAACCTAAGCCCCATGGAGTGCCAGGCGCTTGACACACTGCAAGTCAGATGTATGGCGAAGCTGGCCAACCGCCAGCCGGAATCGAATCCCCTACCGCCAGTGCCAAAGAAGCCCCGTCGCCAGGTAGAGAAAAACactctgcagcagcagcaagaggAGCGCGAGGAGCACTGCATCTACGATGTGGACGACAGCGAGATGGTCAGCAATCGCATCTACATTCCGCGATTGCGTGCCACTTGGAAACTCCGGCACTTCGACATCGTAATGCCCGCCTTTGTTATCAAGCAGGGCCTATTGAATAAGCACTTTCACTGGGAGATTCTCAACAAGATCATGGAAATCCCCGACGCTGAGGGCCAAGCCGAGTTCCAGAAATTTGTGGACGAAGTGGTCACGAAGTTGTTACCTCGGAGGAAATCTACTCCTCGAAGAGGTTAA
- the LOC120457325 gene encoding uncharacterized protein LOC120457325, giving the protein MASISFKNQPTQVLHTYQVWRIGSNVNDKTLDLCLSDKSLDKYHASLTRSETGLFLVNESRNGSVAVNGAKVGGPVLITYRDAINGIVKIRFGHIEGYLRVSGSITG; this is encoded by the exons ATGGCTAGCATTTCGTTTAAGAATCAACCCACCCAGGTGTTGCACACCTATCAGGTTTGGCGCATCGGCAGCAATGTGAACGACAAGACTCTCGACCTCTGTTTGTCTGATAAG TCGTTGGATAAGTACCATGCCAGTTTGACGCGCAGCGAGACGGGATTGTTTCTGGTCAACGAAAGTCGCAACGGAAGTGTGGCCGTGAATGGAGCCAAGGTCGGTGGTCCGGTGCTCATCACCTATCGGGATGCCATCAATGGCATTGTTAAGATCCGATTTGGTCATATCGAGGGATATCTTCGTGTATCGGGCAGCATTACCGGCTAG
- the LOC120457323 gene encoding uncharacterized protein LOC120457323 encodes MAYYLEHVLVGNRIQLNEGVQVLGRHSQCTCIMKYDYMSRFHALVLVKHGKIFIKELDTNNGVFINYSPERIGTEWQELSVGDDLCFGVKINGEVAVEIPVTFGIFTVKAEELHSHHSPAVVDGSNVHHTGEPSSSP; translated from the exons ATGGCATACTATTTGGAACACGTGCTCGTTGGCAATCGGATTCAACTGAATGAGGGTGTCCAAGTTCTGGGGCGCCACTCCCAATGCACCTGTATAATGAAGTACGACTATATGTCCCGATTCCACGCCCTTGTTCTGGTTAAGCATGGCAAAATATTCATTAAGGAGCTG GATACCAACAATGGTGTATTTATCAACTATTCGCCGGAGCGAATTGGCACGGAGTGGCAGGAACTATCCGTGGGCGACGATCTCTGTTTTGGGGTCAAAATAAACGGCGAGGTCGCCGTGGAGATACCGGTTACGTTCGGGATTTTCACCGTCAAGGCGGAGGAGCTGCATTCCCATCACTCCCCTGCTGTCGTCGACGGCAGTAATGTACACCACACCGGAGAGCCATCCAGTTCGCCATAA